One genomic region from Mytilus trossulus isolate FHL-02 chromosome 9, PNRI_Mtr1.1.1.hap1, whole genome shotgun sequence encodes:
- the LOC134684784 gene encoding uncharacterized protein LOC134684784 translates to MTSVQDAVMWAVIMMSFYAMLRKSQFANNSRTTFNPKEQLTRGDIQITEEGLIIDIQWSKTSQKNKNIHQIPLKRVEDCTLCPVLAYSRMVTMLPALPGEPAFGLSDSKGKICAFSKSDIDKKILHKLLVRCGIDTSQYSFHSLRRGGATCASAAGCSDSEICTIGNWTSSCYKGYIKHSTDKLYYISSKMGLFCKLSN, encoded by the coding sequence ATGACAAGTGTACAGGATGCTGTGATGTGGGCtgttattatgatgagcttttatGCTATGCTCAGAAAATCACAATTCGCTAACAATTCAAGGACAACGTTTAACCCTAAGGAGCAGTTAACCAGAGGTGATATTCAAATTACTGAGGAAGGATTAATTATCGATATACAGTGGTCAAAAACtagtcaaaaaaataaaaatattcaccaGATTCCTCTTAAAAGAGTCGAGGATTGTACTCTATGCCCGGTACTGGCTTATTCTAGAATGGTAACAATGTTGCCTGCACTACCAGGAGAACCCGCTTTTGGTCTAAGTGATAGTAAGGGAAAGATTTGTGCCTTTTCAAAGTCAGACATAGACAAAAAAATTCTTCACAAACTCTTAGTGCGTTGCGGAATAGACACTTCACAATACTCTTTTCACAGCTTGCGTAGAGGCGGTGCAACTTGTGCATCAGCTGCTGGATGCTCAGACTCAGAAATTTGTACAATAGGCAATTGGACTTCCTCTTGCTACAAGGGCTACATCAAACACTCTACTGACAAACTTTATTACATTTCAAGCAAGATGGGACTTTTTTGCAAACTTTCCAACTGA